Within the Gemmatimonadota bacterium genome, the region ATAACCCGCCACGCCCACCATATCGACCACACTCTCGCTGCATGGCAGAATATCTTCAGCCCAATCGCTCTTGCCCGCATCCGCCATCATTGCGAGTTTCATCCCCGTCGCTTCGGGATCGTGATCCCCGGTAATTTTGCGAATATCCTCTTCATCGCTGTGTCGGAACGCACCAAAATCTCTTTTGGGGAACATCTCCTTGGAGTTTCGGTACCCAATTTCCATATAGTCAACACCTGCCGCGACACATGTTTCATACACGGCCTTTACAAAATCATCATCAAAATGATGGTCATTCATCAAACCGCCATCGCGGATCGTACAATCGAGTACCTTGAGTTCCGGACGGTAGGTAATCCAGGGTGCTTTCATGAAAAAATCCTTCCTTTGGGTTAAGTAATTAGTGAAAAATCTACATACACCTGCCCAGTCACGCCGACCACTTTACCAAAAAGTAGCTGCGTTTGCCGCGGCGAATCACCAGATATTTTCCAGCCAGTCTTTCAGATGGCTCTAAAATATGGCCCATATCTATACAGCGTTGCCCATTGATATAAATAGCACCATTCCCGATATCTTCACGCGCCTGTCGTCTGGACGAAGAAATCCGCGCATCCACGAGCAAATCGATCAAACCCACTTCATCAGCACCTTTGAGCGCGTAAGACGGCACATCGCTAAACCCCTCTGCGATCTCCTGTTCATTCAAATCCCACAAATTGCCGTAAAACAGCGCCTCGGAAATATGCACGGCGCGATCCTTTGCGGCTGCACCGTGGATAAAAGTCGTCACCTCTTCGGCCAGCACGCGCTGCGCCTCGCGCTTCTCGGGTCGCGCCTCCACCTCTCGCTCCAATTCCTCTATGCGTTCGCGGCTCAAAAAAGTGAACAACTTCAAAAATTTCACCACATCGCGATCCGCTGCATTCACCCAAAACTGATAAAATTGATAGGGCGACGTCTTCTCGGGATCGAGCCATAACGTACCCGTCTCGGTCTTGCCAAATTTCGTCCCATCCGATTTTTCCAGCAGAGGAAACGTCAACCCATACACAGTCTTATTCAGCACGCGCCGACACAACTCTATTCCCGCTGTAATATTGCCCCACTGATCACTGCCCCCGATCTGAAGCTCACAGCCATACTCCCGGTTCAACTCCATAAAATCATACGCCTGCAAAATCATATAACTAAATTCGGTAAACGAAATCCCGGTTGAAAGACGCGACGACACCGACTCCTTGCCCAGCATATATCCCATTGAAAAGTGTTTGCCCACATCGCGCAAAAATTCAATCGTACGCAACTCCGAAAGCCAGGTATAATTGCTCACCATCAGCGCCGAATTGTGCCCGGTCTCAAAATCCAGATACTTCTCCAACTGCGCGCGCTGGCGCTCTGTATATGCCTGCACTACCTCCAGGGAATTCAACTGACGCTCTTCTGCTTTTCCACTCGGATCGCCGATCAATCCCGTGCCACCGCCCACGAGTGCAATGGGCTTGTGTCCCGCATCTTGAAAGCGACGCAATCCCATAATAGGAACCAGACTGCCCGCATGCAGACTATCGGCTGTGGGATCAAATCCGCAATACAATGTCATCTGCCCCTCTGCCAAACGCCTGCGGAGCTTATCCTCATCTGTCATCTGAAAAATATAGCCACGAAATGCCAAATCGTCTAACACATCCACGTTTTTATCTCCATATTCATATCACGCCTTTGCACGCGCCAAAAAATCTCGTACTTTTTTGTGATCCTTCTTCCCTGGCTCGGCTTCTACGCCACTACTCGTATCCACCGCATAGGGACCAACTCGCTCAATCGCCTCCTGAACATTATCTGGATTTAGCCCACCAGCAAGAATAATGCGCCCATACTCTTTTGCCTCCACCGCCTTTGTCCAGTCAAATATCTCCCCCGTACCGCCGTAAAAACCCGCTTTCTCTGTATCCAATAAGAATGTATTGACCAGATACGACCCCATGGTCTGCACATCAAAATCGCGTCCCACGCGAAGCGCGCGAATCACCGGAACCGCATGCCCCAGACATGCTTCGGGCGGCTCATCCCCGTGCAATTGAATCGCTCGAAGTCCCGCCAACTTCACGGCAACGTCAATCTCGCGCTCCGATGCATTCACAAACACCCCTACGGGAGTCACAAATGGTGCCAAATCAAAAATAATTTCTCCGGCTTTCTCGGGCGCGATATAGCGAAGACTCTTCTCGTAAAAATTAAACCCCAGGGCATCTGCACCATGATCAACCGCGCACAGCGCATCATCCCGATTTGTAACACCGCAAATTTTAGCTCGCATGCCCTATCAACTCCTGCAACCTGGCGGCAATATCCGGTTCGCGCATCAAACTCTCGCCCACCAGCACGGCATCTGCGCCCGCATCTCGAAGCGCGACAACATCCTCGCGCGTATAAATACCGCTCTCACTCACCTTCAACACATCATCGGGAATATAATCGATCAACCCATAAGTCGTACACAGAGACGTATCAAAAGTTTTCAAATTCCGATTGTTAATCCCAATAATCTCTGCACCCGCATCAAGTGCGACCATCAGTTCTTCTCTCTCGTGCACCTCCACCAGCGCATCCAGCCCCAATGCCCGACTCGTCGCTATAAATAAGGACAATTCTCGAGGCGTTAAAATCGACACAATCAACAACACAGCCGAAGCCCCAATCGCGCGCGCCTCGTAAATCTGATAGGGATCAATCGTGAAATCCTTTCTCAAAATGGGCCGATCAACAACTGTTGAAATCTGAGTCAAATAATCTGCCGACCCCTGAAAAAATTTCTCATCCGTCAATACCGAAATCGCCGAAGCTCCATTTTCCACATAAATTTTCGCAATATCCACCGCGTCAAAATCCCCGCGGATCACACCCTTGGACGGCGAAGCCTTTTTCACCTCGGCAATCACAGCAATATCATCCCCATATACCAGCCCATCAAAAAACGAAGGCGGCTCTGGCGCATCTTCGGCCAACTGCGCCATCTCCTGAAACGGCGTCTGCCCCATACACCTGGCGAGAAAATCGCGTTTATACGCCACAATCTCATCGAGAATATTGCCGGCCATAAAGTCCCACCATCCTAAAGCCAAGACCGCGGATCGGGAACGGACACCCATCCATTTTCGCGTACTGACTGCAACCCCGCAATACCGGGCAGTGTCATATCCAGCGCCTGCATCAAATCTACCGGCGGTGGCGATCCATTCGCAACCGCCCGCACAAAATCCAGAACAATGAGCATACTCGTTTTGCCGTGACCTGCACCGAGCGCGTCCGAAAACTGGGACAACTCGGGATGGTGGCATTCTTCTCGCGTCACCTGCTCCTTATTCCCCACCGAATAATAACACACCGTTCGGGCTTCGCGAAATCGCCCTGTCTCAAATGAGCCCTCATCGCCATAAAAACTCAAAAAATGGCTCATCCCATGCACATTCTGAAACGAATTGGTCAACCTGAACACCGCACCTTCTTCGGTTCGAAACAAAGCCGTCTGTACCCAATCTGCTTCATACCCTTCTAAAAACTCATCTCGTCCTGAAGCCGAAACAGCCATGACCTCAACCAAGCGGTCGCCCGTCATATTCAAATACGGCGACGTCCCATGTGTCGGATAAAGAAGGGGTTGCAGACTATTCCGCCAGGTAGATCGTCCATCGGGATGTCGTCTCAACGCTTTTAAACCGTGAATATACTCGGCTTCGGCATAGTAAATACGCCCCAATTTCCGCGACTCATAAAGCGACCTCGCACGCACCACACTGGGTTCATAGACCCAATTCTCTGCCATCATATAAATGCGATCACTTTCTGAAATAACCTCGACCAGCGCCCTTGCCTCATCCATAGTCAGCGCAGCGGGCACGGCACACAAAACGTGCTTACCTGCCCGAATCGCTCGAATCACATGTTCTGCATGAAGCGGCGCGGGAGTAAAAATAGCCACCGCATCAACCCGTTCATCAGCGACCAGATCATCAAAAGCCGCATAACAAACATCGACACTCAACTGCTCTTTTGCCTCGTCCAGTTTCTCCTGCTGGATGTCACAAACAGCGACCAACTCAGTCTCGGCATACGCATCAAACACCCGTGCCCAGGACATGCCAAATCGCAAACCAGCAACACCTACGGAAAGAGCCATTTTACCTCACTCCAATCATTCCTGACTCGCCGCCACCAACCCCTCCAACTTCTCCAACGCCTTGCCCGAATCAATCACTTCAGCCGCGGCCTGCACGCCTTCCATCAAATCACGCGCCTTATCCCCCGCCACAATTGCCGCTGCCGCATTCAACAACACAATATCTCGCCGAGGACCTTCTTCGCCATTCAGAATCGACCGCGTAATCTCCGCATTATAATCGGCATCCCCGCCTTTTAGCGCGTCGACTGGGGCCTGCGCCAGCCCAAAGTCCCCAGGCGATACATCATACGTCGAAACCGATCCATTCTTCAATTCACTCACCCGCGTCGGCCCCGTCAGCGTCATCTCATCCAAACCATCCGAACCGTGGACGACAAACGCGCGCTCCGCTCCCAGAGTCCCTAAAACACCCGCGAGAGTCTCGGTCAATGCCGCGCTGTACACACCGACCACCTGCCGCGTTGCACCCGCCGGATTGCTCAACGGTCCCAGCGCATTAAAAATTGTCCGCGCACCAATTTCCCGACGCGGTCCAATCGCGTATTTCATCGCCCCGTGTAACGAAATAGCAAACAAGAACCCGATACCCACATCGTCCAGACACCTGCTCACCGTCTCGGGCGATGCCTCAATATTCACACCCAATGCACCCAGCACATCCGCACTACCGCTTTGACTCGTCGCCGCGCGATTGCCGTGTTTGGCCACACACAAACCCGCCCCAGCCGCCACAAATGCCGCTGTCGTCGAAATATTAAACGTGCCCGAATGATCGCCCCCCGTGCCACAAGTATCGACAATCACATCGTGCCTTGTCGCAATAGGCGTCGCCTTCTCGCGCATCACAGACGCAGCCCCGGCAATCTCATCAACACACTCGCCCTTCACGCGCAACGCAATCAAAAACGCGCCGATCTGTGCATCCGTCGCCTCGCCCGACATAATCTGATTCATCACATCCGTCATCTCACCCCGGCTCAAATCCGCACCTTCAATCACTTTTGCAATCGCCTCTTGTATGTTCATATTCATCTCCTCAGCTAACAAATC harbors:
- the trpD gene encoding anthranilate phosphoribosyltransferase, with protein sequence MNIQEAIAKVIEGADLSRGEMTDVMNQIMSGEATDAQIGAFLIALRVKGECVDEIAGAASVMREKATPIATRHDVIVDTCGTGGDHSGTFNISTTAAFVAAGAGLCVAKHGNRAATSQSGSADVLGALGVNIEASPETVSRCLDDVGIGFLFAISLHGAMKYAIGPRREIGARTIFNALGPLSNPAGATRQVVGVYSAALTETLAGVLGTLGAERAFVVHGSDGLDEMTLTGPTRVSELKNGSVSTYDVSPGDFGLAQAPVDALKGGDADYNAEITRSILNGEEGPRRDIVLLNAAAAIVAGDKARDLMEGVQAAAEVIDSGKALEKLEGLVAASQE
- a CDS encoding Gfo/Idh/MocA family oxidoreductase — its product is MALSVGVAGLRFGMSWARVFDAYAETELVAVCDIQQEKLDEAKEQLSVDVCYAAFDDLVADERVDAVAIFTPAPLHAEHVIRAIRAGKHVLCAVPAALTMDEARALVEVISESDRIYMMAENWVYEPSVVRARSLYESRKLGRIYYAEAEYIHGLKALRRHPDGRSTWRNSLQPLLYPTHGTSPYLNMTGDRLVEVMAVSASGRDEFLEGYEADWVQTALFRTEEGAVFRLTNSFQNVHGMSHFLSFYGDEGSFETGRFREARTVCYYSVGNKEQVTREECHHPELSQFSDALGAGHGKTSMLIVLDFVRAVANGSPPPVDLMQALDMTLPGIAGLQSVRENGWVSVPDPRSWL
- the tyrS gene encoding tyrosine--tRNA ligase — encoded protein: MDVLDDLAFRGYIFQMTDEDKLRRRLAEGQMTLYCGFDPTADSLHAGSLVPIMGLRRFQDAGHKPIALVGGGTGLIGDPSGKAEERQLNSLEVVQAYTERQRAQLEKYLDFETGHNSALMVSNYTWLSELRTIEFLRDVGKHFSMGYMLGKESVSSRLSTGISFTEFSYMILQAYDFMELNREYGCELQIGGSDQWGNITAGIELCRRVLNKTVYGLTFPLLEKSDGTKFGKTETGTLWLDPEKTSPYQFYQFWVNAADRDVVKFLKLFTFLSRERIEELEREVEARPEKREAQRVLAEEVTTFIHGAAAKDRAVHISEALFYGNLWDLNEQEIAEGFSDVPSYALKGADEVGLIDLLVDARISSSRRQAREDIGNGAIYINGQRCIDMGHILEPSERLAGKYLVIRRGKRSYFLVKWSA
- a CDS encoding nucleoid-structuring protein H-NS; its protein translation is MKAPWITYRPELKVLDCTIRDGGLMNDHHFDDDFVKAVYETCVAAGVDYMEIGYRNSKEMFPKRDFGAFRHSDEEDIRKITGDHDPEATGMKLAMMADAGKSDWAEDILPCSESVVDMVGVAGY
- a CDS encoding phosphoribosylanthranilate isomerase, yielding MRAKICGVTNRDDALCAVDHGADALGFNFYEKSLRYIAPEKAGEIIFDLAPFVTPVGVFVNASEREIDVAVKLAGLRAIQLHGDEPPEACLGHAVPVIRALRVGRDFDVQTMGSYLVNTFLLDTEKAGFYGGTGEIFDWTKAVEAKEYGRIILAGGLNPDNVQEAIERVGPYAVDTSSGVEAEPGKKDHKKVRDFLARAKA
- the trpC gene encoding indole-3-glycerol phosphate synthase TrpC, producing MAGNILDEIVAYKRDFLARCMGQTPFQEMAQLAEDAPEPPSFFDGLVYGDDIAVIAEVKKASPSKGVIRGDFDAVDIAKIYVENGASAISVLTDEKFFQGSADYLTQISTVVDRPILRKDFTIDPYQIYEARAIGASAVLLIVSILTPRELSLFIATSRALGLDALVEVHEREELMVALDAGAEIIGINNRNLKTFDTSLCTTYGLIDYIPDDVLKVSESGIYTREDVVALRDAGADAVLVGESLMREPDIAARLQELIGHAS